A genomic window from Phocoena sinus isolate mPhoSin1 chromosome 20, mPhoSin1.pri, whole genome shotgun sequence includes:
- the NBR1 gene encoding next to BRCA1 gene 1 protein isoform X6 yields MEPQVTLNVTFKNETQSFLVSDPENTTWADVEAMVKVSFDLNTIQIKYLDEENEEVSINSQGEYEEALKMAVKQGNQLQMQVHEGYRVVYEAPPPVGAEKRPVPRTGKKPLAHYSSLVRVLGSDMKTPEEPAAQQFPPAPRDTDQPQDKPPDWFTSYLETFKEQVVKETVEKLEQKLREKLILQNPSLGSCPSEVSMPISEETQFLPENQFNWHIACSSCQRSIVGVRYQCSLCPSYNICEDCESGPYAHDSNHVLLKLRRPFVGSSEPFSHSRFSTPRLPAALEQARLQKQVDKNFLKAEKQRLRAEKKQRKAEVKELKKQLKLHRKIHLWNSIHGLQSPKSPLGRPESLLQSNTPMLPLQPCASVMPTLSAAFVDENLPDGTHLQPGTKFIKHWRMKNTGNVKWSTDTKLKFMWGNLTLASTEKKDVLVPCLKAGHVGVVSVEFIAPTLEGTYTSHWRLSHKGQQFGPRVWCSIIVDPFPYTESSDNIEKSVISSSTGDDLTCQQEEALLPAKEEIPPGETTEQAEGTGTCIPQKAKNAASERELYIPSVDLLTAQDLLSFELLDINIVQELERVPHNTPVDMTPCMSPLPHDSPLIEKPGLGQIQEESEGAGFKELPDSTVSVKKRAENISSVEEAEDDLSGTQFVCETVIRSLTLDAAPDHKPPCRQKSTHRAEFQLHATEEQQPVLLPGFCSKESSLKFAPPEEGPLGDEREEIVRIVEEEAVMEEEEEEELRDEVQSQSSASSEDYIIILPECFDTSRPLGDSMYSSALSQPGLERGAEGEPGVEAGQEPVEAGERPPGGENQPQGHSINDILMTSQTLDTVPLTPEVVGPPPRLPRYHPHPALLGCSPEVE; encoded by the exons ATGGCAGTTAAGCAGGGAAACCAACTGCAGATGCAGGTCCATGAAGGCTATCGTGTGGTCTACGAAGCCCCACCCCCAGTTGGAGCAGAAAAACGACCAGTTCCAAGGACAGGGAAGAAGCCACTTGCACATTATTCTTCACTGGTGAGAGTCTTGGGATCAGACATGAAGACCCCAGAGGAGCCTGCAGCACAG CAGTTTCCACCTGCTCCACGTGACACAGACCAGCCTCAAGACAAGCCCCCAGACTGGTTCACAAGCTACCTAGAGACA TTCAAAGAGCAAGTGGTTAAAGAAACGGTTGAGAAGCTTGAACAGAAATTACGTGAGAAGCTTATCCTCCAGAATCCATCCTTGGGTTCCTGTCCTTCAGAAGTCTCAATGCCTATTTCAGAGGAAACACAGTTTTTGCCAGAAAACCAGTTCAACTGGCATATTGCTTGCAGCAGCTGCCAAAGGAGTATCGTTGGTGTGCGCTACCAGTGCAG CCTCTGCCCATCCTACAATATCTGTGAAGATTGTGAATCGGGGCCATATGCCCATGACTCCAATCATGTCCTGCTGAAGTTGCGGAGACCTTTTGTGGGTTCCTCTGAACCCTTCTCTCACTCGAGGTTCTCTACTCCTCGTCTTCCTGCCGCTCTGGAACAGGCCAG GCTCCAGAAACAGGTTGACAAGAACTTTCTTAAAGCAGAAAAGCAAAGGTTGCGAGCTGAGAAGAAACAGCGTAAAGCAGAGGTCAAGGAACTTAAAAAGCAGCTTAAACTCCACAGGAAGATTCATCTGTGGAATTCGATCCATGGGCTCCAGAGCCCCAAGTCTCCTTTGGGCCGACCCGAGAGCCTGCTGCAGTCTAACACCCCAAT GCTCCCTTTGCAGCCCTGTGCCTCAGTTATGCCAACCCTCAGTGCAGCATTTGTGGATGAGAATTTGCCTGATGGGACTCACCTCCAGCCAGGAACCAAGTTTATCAAACACTGGAGGATGAAAAATACAGGAAATGTAAAGTGGAGTACAGACACAAAG CTCAAGTTCATGTGGGGAAATCTGACTTTGGCTTCTACAGAAAAGAAGGATGTTTTGGTTCCCTGCCTAAAGGCCGGCCACGTGGGAGTTGTGTCTGTGGAGTTCATTGCCCCAACCCTGGAGGGAACATACACTTCCCACTGGCGTCTTTCTCACAAAGGCCAGCAGTTTGGGCCTCGGGTCTGGTGCAGTATCATAGTGGATCCTTTCCCCTACACAGAGAGCTCTGATAACATTGAAAAGAGCGTGATCAGCTCAAGCACAGGTGATGATCTCACCTGCCAGCAAGAG GAAGCTCTTCTTCCGGCTAAAGAAGAAATTCCACCTGGTGAAACAACTGAGCAGGCAGAAGGGACAGGAACCTGCATCCCACAGAAGGCCAAAAATGCTGCCAGCGAGAGGGAGCTCTACATCCCATCTGTGGACCTTCTGACTGCCCAG gACCTGCTGTCCTTTGAGCTGTTGGATATAAATATTGTCCAAGAGTTGGAGAGAGTGCCCCACAACACCCCTGTGG ATATGACTCCCTGCATGTCTCCTCTGCCACATGACAGTCCTTTAATAGAGAAGCCAGGCTTGGGGCAGATACAGGAAGAGAGTGAAGGGGCGGGATTTAAAGAACTTCCTG attccacagtGTCAGTAAAGAAGAGGGCTGAGAACATTTCTTCAGTGGAGGAAGCAGAAGATGACCTGAGTGGGACCCAGTTTGTGTGTGAGACTGTAATCCGATCCCTTACCTTGGACGCTGCCCCGGATCACAAACCACCTTGCAGACAGAAGTCCACGCACA GGGCAGAGTTTCAGCTGCACGCCACAGAGGAGCAGCAGCCGGTTCTGCTGCCTGGATTCTGCAGCAAGGAGTCTTCTC TGAAATTTGCCCCACCCGAAGAGGGACCACTTGGAGACGAGAGGGAAGAGATTGTCCGTATTGTCGAAGAAGAAGCTGtcatggaggaggaggaggaggaggagctcaGAGATGAAGTTCAGAGTCAGTCCTCTGCTTCTTCGGAGGATTACATCATCATCCTGCCTGAGTGCTTTGACACCAGCCGCCCCCTGGGGGACTCCATGTACAGCTCTGCCCTCTCACAGCCAGGCCTGGAGCGAGGGGCTGAAGGCGAGCCTGGGGTTGAGGCTGGGCAGGAACCGGTCGAGGCTGGGGAGAGACCCCCTGGAGGGGAGAACCAGCCACAGGGGCACAGCATCAATGATATCCTTATGACCTCACAGACTCTGGACACAGTGCCCCTGACCCCAGAGGTGGTAGGGCCTCCGCCACGGCTGCCCAGGTACCATCCACACCCCGCTCTGCTGGGCTGTTCTCCAGAGGTGGAataa
- the NBR1 gene encoding next to BRCA1 gene 1 protein isoform X4 yields the protein MAVKQGNQLQMQVHEGYRVVYEAPPPVGAEKRPVPRTGKKPLAHYSSLVRVLGSDMKTPEEPAAQQFPPAPRDTDQPQDKPPDWFTSYLETFKEQVVKETVEKLEQKLREKLILQNPSLGSCPSEVSMPISEETQFLPENQFNWHIACSSCQRSIVGVRYQCSLCPSYNICEDCESGPYAHDSNHVLLKLRRPFVGSSEPFSHSRFSTPRLPAALEQARLQKQVDKNFLKAEKQRLRAEKKQRKAEVKELKKQLKLHRKIHLWNSIHGLQSPKSPLGRPESLLQSNTPIAAFVDENLPDGTHLQPGTKFIKHWRMKNTGNVKWSTDTKLKFMWGNLTLASTEKKDVLVPCLKAGHVGVVSVEFIAPTLEGTYTSHWRLSHKGQQFGPRVWCSIIVDPFPYTESSDNIEKSVISSSTGDDLTCQQEEALLPAKEEIPPGETTEQAEGTGTCIPQKAKNAASERELYIPSVDLLTAQDLLSFELLDINIVQELERVPHNTPVDMTPCMSPLPHDSPLIEKPGLGQIQEESEGAGFKELPDSTVSVKKRAENISSVEEAEDDLSGTQFVCETVIRSLTLDAAPDHKPPCRQKSTHRAEFQLHATEEQQPVLLPGFCSKESSLKFAPPEEGPLGDEREEIVRIVEEEAVMEEEEEEELRDEVQSQSSASSEDYIIILPECFDTSRPLGDSMYSSALSQPGLERGAEGEPGVEAGQEPVEAGERPPGGENQPQGHSINDILMTSQTLDTVPLTPEVVGPPPRLPRSPPYAQHHGSPGADLPVTVPEVFSVPDQSRGELRGSSGLVNSRQKSSDHSRHHHGSSIAGGLVKGALSVAASAYKALFAGPPVTAQPIVSEDQTAALMSRLFEMGFCDRQLNLRLLKKHDCNILQVVTELLRISDDDWYSHRY from the exons ATGGCAGTTAAGCAGGGAAACCAACTGCAGATGCAGGTCCATGAAGGCTATCGTGTGGTCTACGAAGCCCCACCCCCAGTTGGAGCAGAAAAACGACCAGTTCCAAGGACAGGGAAGAAGCCACTTGCACATTATTCTTCACTGGTGAGAGTCTTGGGATCAGACATGAAGACCCCAGAGGAGCCTGCAGCACAG CAGTTTCCACCTGCTCCACGTGACACAGACCAGCCTCAAGACAAGCCCCCAGACTGGTTCACAAGCTACCTAGAGACA TTCAAAGAGCAAGTGGTTAAAGAAACGGTTGAGAAGCTTGAACAGAAATTACGTGAGAAGCTTATCCTCCAGAATCCATCCTTGGGTTCCTGTCCTTCAGAAGTCTCAATGCCTATTTCAGAGGAAACACAGTTTTTGCCAGAAAACCAGTTCAACTGGCATATTGCTTGCAGCAGCTGCCAAAGGAGTATCGTTGGTGTGCGCTACCAGTGCAG CCTCTGCCCATCCTACAATATCTGTGAAGATTGTGAATCGGGGCCATATGCCCATGACTCCAATCATGTCCTGCTGAAGTTGCGGAGACCTTTTGTGGGTTCCTCTGAACCCTTCTCTCACTCGAGGTTCTCTACTCCTCGTCTTCCTGCCGCTCTGGAACAGGCCAG GCTCCAGAAACAGGTTGACAAGAACTTTCTTAAAGCAGAAAAGCAAAGGTTGCGAGCTGAGAAGAAACAGCGTAAAGCAGAGGTCAAGGAACTTAAAAAGCAGCTTAAACTCCACAGGAAGATTCATCTGTGGAATTCGATCCATGGGCTCCAGAGCCCCAAGTCTCCTTTGGGCCGACCCGAGAGCCTGCTGCAGTCTAACACCCCAAT TGCAGCATTTGTGGATGAGAATTTGCCTGATGGGACTCACCTCCAGCCAGGAACCAAGTTTATCAAACACTGGAGGATGAAAAATACAGGAAATGTAAAGTGGAGTACAGACACAAAG CTCAAGTTCATGTGGGGAAATCTGACTTTGGCTTCTACAGAAAAGAAGGATGTTTTGGTTCCCTGCCTAAAGGCCGGCCACGTGGGAGTTGTGTCTGTGGAGTTCATTGCCCCAACCCTGGAGGGAACATACACTTCCCACTGGCGTCTTTCTCACAAAGGCCAGCAGTTTGGGCCTCGGGTCTGGTGCAGTATCATAGTGGATCCTTTCCCCTACACAGAGAGCTCTGATAACATTGAAAAGAGCGTGATCAGCTCAAGCACAGGTGATGATCTCACCTGCCAGCAAGAG GAAGCTCTTCTTCCGGCTAAAGAAGAAATTCCACCTGGTGAAACAACTGAGCAGGCAGAAGGGACAGGAACCTGCATCCCACAGAAGGCCAAAAATGCTGCCAGCGAGAGGGAGCTCTACATCCCATCTGTGGACCTTCTGACTGCCCAG gACCTGCTGTCCTTTGAGCTGTTGGATATAAATATTGTCCAAGAGTTGGAGAGAGTGCCCCACAACACCCCTGTGG ATATGACTCCCTGCATGTCTCCTCTGCCACATGACAGTCCTTTAATAGAGAAGCCAGGCTTGGGGCAGATACAGGAAGAGAGTGAAGGGGCGGGATTTAAAGAACTTCCTG attccacagtGTCAGTAAAGAAGAGGGCTGAGAACATTTCTTCAGTGGAGGAAGCAGAAGATGACCTGAGTGGGACCCAGTTTGTGTGTGAGACTGTAATCCGATCCCTTACCTTGGACGCTGCCCCGGATCACAAACCACCTTGCAGACAGAAGTCCACGCACA GGGCAGAGTTTCAGCTGCACGCCACAGAGGAGCAGCAGCCGGTTCTGCTGCCTGGATTCTGCAGCAAGGAGTCTTCTC TGAAATTTGCCCCACCCGAAGAGGGACCACTTGGAGACGAGAGGGAAGAGATTGTCCGTATTGTCGAAGAAGAAGCTGtcatggaggaggaggaggaggaggagctcaGAGATGAAGTTCAGAGTCAGTCCTCTGCTTCTTCGGAGGATTACATCATCATCCTGCCTGAGTGCTTTGACACCAGCCGCCCCCTGGGGGACTCCATGTACAGCTCTGCCCTCTCACAGCCAGGCCTGGAGCGAGGGGCTGAAGGCGAGCCTGGGGTTGAGGCTGGGCAGGAACCGGTCGAGGCTGGGGAGAGACCCCCTGGAGGGGAGAACCAGCCACAGGGGCACAGCATCAATGATATCCTTATGACCTCACAGACTCTGGACACAGTGCCCCTGACCCCAGAGGTGGTAGGGCCTCCGCCACGGCTGCCCAG GAGTCCTCCGTATGCACAGCATCATGGTTCCCCAGGAGCGGATTTACCAGTTACCGTACCAGAAGTTTTTTCAGTCCCTGATCAGAGCAGAGGAG AGCTCAGAGGCTCATCAGGACTTGTAAACAGCAGACAGAAGAGCTCTGACCACTCCAG GCACCACCACGGGAGCAGCATTGCTGGAGGGCTGGTGAAGGGGGCTTTGTCCGTTGCCGCCTCTGCATACAAGGCCTTGTTTGCTGGACCACCGGTCACTGCACAG CCGATAGTTTCCGAAGATCAGACGGCAGCGCTGATGTCCCGTCTCTTTGAGATGGGATTCTGTGACAGGCAGCTAAACCTAAGGCTGCTGAAGAAACACGATTGCAACATCCTGCAGGTCGTGACAGAGCTCCTTCGGATCAGCGACGACGACTGGTACAGCCACCGCTACTGA